In a genomic window of Curtobacterium sp. MCBD17_035:
- a CDS encoding UbiA family prenyltransferase, which produces MTSRVRLLLAASHPGPTVAVTVLATVIAVAVGHPVWSVLLVALAVFAGQLSIGLANDWIDADRDRAVGRSDKPVARGLVPVATVRRAAIGTAVAAVLLSVPLGLVAGAAHLVLVAAGWAYDAGLKRRVWSVAPFVVAFGLLPVVAVSADSGLGPGGMPAVWPAPWAIAIGAVFGVAIHCTNVLPDLVDDAATGVRGFPHRLGLHASGVLAFAALVVADGLVLVGQTTGDDPARGPALALAVAGAVAVVVLAAVGIRLVLTGPPTRTLFRLVIIASLVVVVQLALSGARLAA; this is translated from the coding sequence GTGACCTCCCGGGTGCGTCTGCTCCTCGCCGCGTCGCACCCGGGTCCGACCGTGGCCGTGACCGTGCTCGCCACGGTGATCGCCGTCGCCGTCGGACACCCGGTGTGGAGCGTGCTCCTCGTCGCGCTCGCGGTGTTCGCGGGCCAGCTGTCGATCGGCCTGGCGAACGACTGGATCGACGCCGACCGCGACCGTGCCGTCGGCCGCAGCGACAAGCCCGTCGCGCGCGGGCTCGTGCCCGTCGCGACGGTCCGCCGCGCGGCGATCGGCACCGCCGTCGCCGCGGTGCTACTGTCCGTACCGCTCGGACTGGTCGCGGGTGCCGCGCACCTCGTCCTCGTCGCCGCGGGGTGGGCGTACGACGCCGGACTCAAGCGCCGCGTGTGGTCCGTCGCCCCGTTCGTCGTCGCGTTCGGGCTGCTGCCGGTCGTGGCGGTGTCCGCCGACAGCGGCCTCGGGCCCGGCGGGATGCCAGCGGTGTGGCCGGCGCCCTGGGCGATCGCCATCGGCGCGGTGTTCGGCGTCGCGATCCACTGCACGAACGTGTTGCCGGACCTCGTCGACGACGCCGCCACCGGGGTCCGGGGATTCCCGCATCGTCTGGGGCTGCACGCGTCGGGCGTCCTGGCGTTCGCCGCGCTCGTCGTGGCGGACGGGCTCGTGCTCGTCGGACAGACGACCGGCGACGACCCCGCGCGGGGTCCGGCGCTCGCCCTGGCGGTCGCGGGCGCGGTCGCGGTGGTCGTCCTCGCCGCGGTGGGCATCCGCCTCGTGCTCACCGGTCCCCCGACGCGCACGCTGTTCCGCCTCGTCATCATCGCGTCGCTCGTGGTCGTGGTGCAGCTGGCGCTCTCCGGCGCACGACTCGCGGCGTGA
- a CDS encoding NAD(P)/FAD-dependent oxidoreductase — protein MSQERTDVLVVGGGPVGLFLAALLAQAGVDVAVWERRAGAPSGSRAIGIHPPSLDALAAVGATAPVLAEAARVDRGTARNGGRPIGSLSFARASSTHPFVATLDQHRTEAILRERLAALAPGSLRTGTTLTALERRRDRVTAQGNGPEGPVTLTARFVVGADGARSVVRDRIGVRSHGRDYRDRYVMGDFADAEPPCSGRGGSGPSPATTALVDVGRHGVVESFPLPGGRRRYVVLRSDPADRHGRDGASLDRDARAPGRPLDPDDPDPRAAAHLARTIRERTGTEADPETCTMLSPFRVRRRTAERVGVGRVVLVGDAAHEISPIGGQGMNLGWLDAAALAPILAQAVATGSAGPWPEYARHRQAAARRAARQAELNMALGRPAAGPALAVREALLRTLLALPTADALARVYAMRWA, from the coding sequence ATGTCGCAGGAGCGCACGGACGTCCTCGTCGTCGGCGGCGGTCCGGTCGGCCTCTTCCTCGCCGCGCTCCTGGCGCAGGCCGGCGTCGACGTCGCCGTCTGGGAACGGCGCGCCGGAGCGCCGTCCGGCTCCCGCGCGATCGGGATCCACCCGCCGTCGCTCGACGCGCTCGCCGCGGTCGGCGCGACGGCACCGGTGCTCGCGGAGGCGGCGCGGGTGGACCGCGGGACGGCGCGGAACGGGGGACGTCCGATCGGCTCGCTGTCGTTCGCCCGAGCGTCGTCGACCCATCCGTTCGTCGCGACCCTCGACCAGCACCGCACGGAGGCGATCCTCCGGGAGCGTCTCGCGGCCCTCGCCCCGGGATCGCTCCGCACGGGCACGACACTCACCGCACTCGAACGACGGCGGGACCGCGTCACCGCGCAGGGGAACGGCCCGGAGGGGCCCGTCACGCTGACCGCACGGTTCGTCGTCGGAGCGGACGGCGCCCGGAGCGTCGTCCGCGACCGCATCGGGGTCCGCAGCCACGGGCGGGACTACCGCGACCGGTACGTCATGGGCGACTTCGCGGACGCGGAACCCCCGTGCTCCGGTCGCGGCGGCTCGGGCCCGTCGCCCGCGACCACCGCACTCGTCGACGTCGGTCGGCACGGGGTCGTCGAGTCGTTCCCGCTGCCCGGCGGTCGCCGCCGGTACGTCGTGCTCCGCTCGGACCCCGCCGACCGGCACGGGCGGGACGGCGCGTCACTGGATCGGGACGCGCGCGCGCCGGGCCGGCCGCTCGACCCGGACGACCCCGACCCCCGCGCCGCCGCACACCTGGCGCGGACGATCCGGGAGCGCACCGGCACCGAGGCAGACCCGGAGACCTGCACCATGCTCAGTCCGTTCCGGGTGCGTCGCCGCACCGCCGAGCGGGTCGGGGTGGGCCGGGTCGTGCTCGTCGGCGACGCCGCCCACGAGATCAGTCCGATCGGCGGACAGGGCATGAACCTGGGATGGCTCGACGCGGCCGCGCTCGCACCGATCCTCGCCCAGGCCGTGGCCACCGGCAGCGCCGGCCCATGGCCGGAGTACGCGCGGCACCGACAGGCCGCGGCGCGTCGGGCCGCGCGGCAGGCCGAGCTGAACATGGCGCTCGGGCGACCGGCTGCCGGCCCCGCGCTCGCGGTCCGGGAGGCCCTGCTGCGGACGCTCCTGGCCCTGCCGACCGCGGACGCCCTGGCCCGCGTCTACGCCATGCGGTGGGCCTGA
- a CDS encoding heavy metal-binding domain-containing protein — MSTTGPDLSRVPLPADATARLDEGRRRLFTSDLSVNEFLLVRQAGFRPVGLVLGSSVYHVGIQTGRWSKNMELDKLSQAMYHARELAMTRMEAEADRLGADGIVGVRLEIEFKEYGNDLAEFVAVGTAVVADAPPPTGKWRNTRGLPFTSDLSGQDFWTLIQAGYAPQGLVMGTCVYHIAHRGMMASLGTIGQNTEIPQYTEALYDARELAMGRMQTEAEYLDAEGIVGVQLLSLPHRWGGHTTEFFAIGTAVRPLREDHVIATPGLVLPLTDR; from the coding sequence ATGAGCACCACCGGACCCGACCTGTCCCGCGTCCCGCTCCCCGCCGACGCCACCGCGCGCCTCGACGAGGGACGGCGCCGCCTGTTCACGTCGGACCTGTCGGTCAACGAGTTCCTGCTCGTGCGGCAGGCCGGGTTCCGTCCGGTCGGTCTCGTCCTCGGCTCGAGCGTCTACCACGTCGGGATCCAGACGGGACGCTGGAGCAAGAACATGGAGCTCGACAAGCTCAGCCAGGCGATGTACCACGCCCGGGAGCTCGCCATGACGCGCATGGAGGCCGAGGCGGACCGACTCGGTGCCGACGGCATCGTCGGTGTCCGGCTCGAGATCGAGTTCAAGGAGTACGGCAACGACCTCGCCGAGTTCGTCGCGGTCGGCACCGCCGTCGTCGCGGACGCCCCGCCGCCCACGGGCAAGTGGCGCAACACCCGGGGCCTGCCGTTCACGTCGGACCTGTCCGGGCAGGACTTCTGGACCCTCATCCAGGCCGGGTACGCGCCCCAGGGCCTCGTCATGGGCACGTGTGTCTACCACATCGCCCACCGCGGCATGATGGCGTCGCTCGGCACGATCGGCCAGAACACCGAGATCCCGCAGTACACCGAGGCCCTCTACGACGCGCGGGAGCTCGCGATGGGCCGGATGCAGACCGAGGCCGAGTACCTCGACGCCGAGGGCATCGTCGGCGTGCAGCTCCTGTCGCTGCCGCACCGGTGGGGCGGCCACACGACGGAGTTCTTCGCGATCGGCACCGCGGTCCGGCCCCTGCGCGAGGACCACGTCATCGCCACGCCGGGGCTCGTGCTGCCGCTCACCGACCGATGA
- a CDS encoding glycerate kinase: MRVLVAPDAFKGTASAASIARALAHGWRAERPGDVLDLAPMADGGEGTIDAFATAFPDAERVPVVVRDPDDRPVHAEWLRLPDGRGLVELASTSGITLLDHPRPDSAHTHGFGAAIAAALGAGARGVVLAIGGSASTDGGLGVLRELGLRLRPPLGPDDTGGAALDRIEAVDRATLRPTPEGVRILTDVTAPLLGPRGAAAVFGPQKGITPDRVPVHEARLRRWASMFPDVDPDTPGAGAAGGTGFGLLAWGGTIALGGEAVAEVLDLADRVLHADLVVTGEGRFDGQTAGGKVVAVVQALAAAARRPVALVAGEIAVDPRGFAHAVALTDLTDRASAMRGALAWSRTAGARLAVAASAA, translated from the coding sequence ATGCGCGTGCTCGTCGCTCCCGACGCGTTCAAGGGCACGGCGTCGGCGGCGTCCATCGCCCGTGCGCTCGCCCACGGATGGCGCGCCGAGCGGCCCGGTGACGTCCTCGACCTCGCACCGATGGCCGACGGCGGCGAGGGCACGATCGACGCCTTCGCCACCGCGTTCCCCGACGCCGAGCGCGTCCCGGTCGTCGTGCGCGACCCCGACGACCGGCCGGTGCACGCCGAGTGGCTCCGGCTCCCGGACGGCCGAGGCCTGGTCGAACTGGCATCGACGAGCGGCATCACCCTGCTCGACCACCCCCGGCCGGACAGCGCCCACACCCATGGCTTCGGTGCCGCGATCGCCGCCGCGCTCGGGGCGGGAGCACGCGGAGTCGTCCTCGCCATCGGGGGGAGCGCCTCGACGGACGGCGGTCTCGGCGTGCTGCGGGAACTCGGACTCCGCCTGCGCCCACCGCTGGGGCCGGACGACACCGGCGGTGCCGCGCTCGACCGGATCGAGGCCGTGGACCGCGCCACGCTCCGTCCGACCCCGGAGGGCGTCCGGATCCTGACCGACGTCACCGCCCCGCTGCTCGGGCCCCGGGGCGCCGCCGCCGTGTTCGGACCGCAGAAGGGCATCACACCGGATCGCGTCCCCGTGCACGAGGCACGGTTGCGCCGATGGGCCTCGATGTTCCCCGACGTCGACCCGGACACCCCGGGAGCGGGAGCCGCGGGCGGCACCGGGTTCGGCCTCCTGGCCTGGGGCGGGACCATCGCACTCGGCGGCGAGGCGGTGGCCGAGGTCCTCGACCTGGCCGACCGCGTGCTCCACGCGGACCTCGTCGTCACCGGCGAGGGACGGTTCGACGGTCAGACCGCGGGCGGCAAGGTCGTGGCCGTCGTGCAGGCGCTCGCCGCGGCCGCACGGCGCCCGGTCGCCCTGGTGGCGGGGGAGATCGCCGTGGACCCGCGTGGGTTCGCGCACGCCGTGGCGCTCACCGACCTGACGGACCGGGCGTCGGCGATGCGGGGCGCGCTCGCGTGGTCTCGCACGGCCGGGGCGCGGCTGGCGGTGGCAGCGAGCGCCGCATGA
- a CDS encoding glutaredoxin family protein: MTDAAALDARLTTPDRVTMYGAAWCSDCRRSKALLDRLAVDYEYVDLEAVADGATRAEAISGRKSIPVIVFPNGRHVVEPSDAELTEELATAGVVEPVA, from the coding sequence ATGACCGATGCCGCAGCACTCGACGCCCGCCTGACCACTCCCGACCGCGTCACCATGTACGGCGCTGCCTGGTGCTCGGACTGCCGTCGTTCCAAGGCGTTGCTCGACCGGCTCGCGGTGGACTACGAGTACGTCGACCTCGAGGCGGTGGCGGACGGCGCCACCCGGGCCGAGGCGATCAGCGGCCGGAAGAGCATCCCCGTCATCGTGTTCCCGAACGGCCGGCACGTGGTCGAGCCGTCGGACGCCGAGCTGACCGAGGAGCTCGCGACGGCCGGCGTCGTGGAGCCGGTGGCCTGA
- a CDS encoding glycoside hydrolase family 36 protein gives MTHFSWEPSSLTLTFAADEDGPVRLVSLAGPAAPAPRIQDDLLPTQPLVEVLAPRYGRRNNSYRFDGTELGAGLRYVTHVATTEPAMDGRPGRECLEIRQEHPDGLVVTSRFELVGGAPAVRTVTTVSLRDGAAPLTLWAVTSLATGAVVSEDIDDLDIWSARTGWSAENRWAPTPLRAPGLPSIDPGARGETSRNRIAATSTSTWSSGLYNPAGAAVARSTGRTLAWQIEHNGAWHWEVGEDPDWNRGAVPIEDRVRAPEPYGPPKGDRSHDAAYVALLGPEDADHQWSLTLTPDVTFTTVPVTVTVAASFEDALGNLATHRRAARRPHPVGDTLPVVFNDYMNTLEGDPTTAKLLPLVDAAARAGAEYFCIDAGWYDDSAGWWASVGDWRPSTLRFPDGFGAVVDHIRDRGMVPGVWLEPEVVGVTSTAAETLPDEAFLRRHGERIREHQRYFLDMRSPAARAHLDEAVDRLIAEFGIGYFKFDYNVTPGAGTDVGAESAGQGLLEHDRALLAWLGDVLDRHPDLVIENCGSGAMRSDPAMLGTLQLQSTSDQQDPLLYPAIAVGALAHVLPEQAGNWAYPQPTMSDEEIVFAMGAGLAGRLYLAGVLSGMDDDQLALVGAAVEAHQATKHTLARAVPRFPTGLPTWDDQWLSVAFDAGDETLLVVWRLPAAAGDVELALPHLGGSVPTVEQVYPPAGVGAPWSVTPTTAGLTIGTEAGNAQARMYRLTV, from the coding sequence GTGACGCACTTCTCCTGGGAACCCTCATCCCTCACCCTGACGTTCGCCGCCGACGAGGACGGGCCGGTCCGGCTCGTGTCACTGGCGGGTCCGGCCGCTCCGGCGCCGCGGATCCAGGACGACCTGCTGCCCACGCAGCCCCTCGTCGAGGTGCTCGCGCCCCGGTACGGGCGGCGGAACAACAGCTACCGGTTCGACGGCACCGAACTCGGCGCGGGCCTCCGGTACGTCACGCACGTCGCGACGACCGAGCCCGCGATGGACGGACGGCCCGGGCGCGAGTGCCTCGAGATCCGCCAGGAGCACCCCGACGGGCTCGTCGTGACCTCGCGGTTCGAGCTCGTCGGCGGAGCGCCCGCCGTCCGCACCGTGACGACCGTGTCGCTCCGTGACGGCGCGGCTCCCCTCACGCTCTGGGCGGTCACGAGTCTCGCCACCGGGGCCGTGGTCTCCGAGGACATCGACGACCTCGACATCTGGTCGGCGCGCACCGGGTGGTCCGCCGAGAACCGGTGGGCGCCCACCCCGCTCCGCGCTCCCGGTCTGCCGTCCATCGACCCCGGGGCGCGCGGCGAGACGAGCCGGAACCGCATCGCCGCCACGAGCACCTCGACGTGGTCGTCCGGCCTGTACAACCCCGCGGGTGCCGCCGTCGCCCGGAGCACCGGCCGAACGCTCGCGTGGCAGATCGAGCACAACGGCGCCTGGCACTGGGAGGTCGGCGAGGACCCCGACTGGAACCGGGGCGCCGTGCCGATCGAGGACCGGGTCCGCGCGCCGGAGCCGTACGGACCACCGAAGGGCGACCGCTCCCACGACGCTGCCTACGTCGCGCTGCTCGGTCCCGAGGACGCCGACCACCAGTGGTCGCTCACCCTGACGCCCGACGTCACGTTCACGACCGTGCCCGTCACCGTGACCGTCGCGGCGTCGTTCGAGGACGCCCTCGGGAACCTCGCCACACATCGACGCGCGGCCCGACGACCGCACCCCGTCGGTGACACGCTGCCCGTGGTGTTCAACGACTACATGAACACGCTCGAGGGCGACCCGACCACGGCGAAGCTCCTGCCGCTCGTCGACGCAGCAGCGCGGGCCGGTGCCGAGTACTTCTGCATCGACGCCGGCTGGTACGACGACTCCGCCGGATGGTGGGCGAGCGTCGGCGACTGGCGGCCGTCCACCCTGCGGTTCCCGGACGGCTTCGGCGCGGTCGTCGACCACATCCGGGACCGTGGCATGGTGCCCGGGGTCTGGCTCGAACCCGAGGTGGTCGGCGTCACGAGCACCGCGGCCGAGACGCTCCCCGACGAGGCGTTCCTCCGACGGCACGGCGAACGGATCCGCGAGCACCAGCGGTACTTCCTCGACATGCGCTCCCCGGCGGCACGCGCACACCTCGACGAGGCGGTCGACCGGCTCATCGCCGAGTTCGGCATCGGCTACTTCAAGTTCGACTACAACGTCACGCCCGGCGCCGGCACGGACGTCGGCGCCGAGTCCGCGGGCCAGGGCCTGCTCGAACACGACCGGGCGCTGCTGGCGTGGCTCGGCGACGTGCTCGACCGCCACCCGGACCTGGTCATCGAGAACTGCGGATCCGGGGCCATGCGCTCGGATCCCGCGATGCTCGGCACCCTGCAGCTGCAGTCCACCTCGGACCAGCAGGACCCGCTCCTGTACCCGGCGATCGCCGTCGGGGCCCTCGCACACGTGCTGCCCGAGCAGGCGGGCAACTGGGCGTACCCGCAGCCGACGATGTCGGACGAGGAGATCGTGTTCGCGATGGGTGCCGGGCTCGCCGGTCGCCTGTACCTCGCGGGCGTGCTCAGCGGCATGGACGATGACCAGCTCGCCCTGGTCGGTGCCGCCGTGGAGGCCCACCAGGCCACCAAGCACACCCTCGCCCGCGCGGTCCCCCGGTTCCCGACCGGGCTGCCGACGTGGGACGACCAGTGGCTGTCGGTCGCGTTCGACGCCGGTGACGAGACGCTCCTGGTGGTGTGGCGCCTCCCGGCCGCGGCCGGCGACGTCGAGCTCGCCCTGCCGCACCTGGGTGGCAGCGTGCCGACCGTCGAGCAGGTCTACCCGCCCGCCGGCGTCGGCGCGCCCTGGTCCGTCACGCCCACCACCGCCGGGCTGACGATCGGCACCGAGGCGGGGAACGCGCAGGCCCGGATGTACCGGTTGACGGTCTGA
- a CDS encoding toxic anion resistance protein: MSELDLDAPLTPPEPTGQELQLTPPAAVPEVEPDQAVGMVAVPADKRSELQDKARAFADALAAEQPGSPEFTKRVDDLVRMGEQDIRSASQVSSRMLERPATSLAAAKGQGPAGDPQAAVARTLQDLRETVTDLDPARAELTGARRLLGRLPGANRIARYFHKYESAQQQLDAIITALVSGQDSLRRDNAAIEQERAELWATMGRLAEYATLAAALDDAISAKAEALRASDDRAADALVADALFPVRQRRQDLATQIAVSVQGYLALDLIRKNNLELIRGVDRARTTTVAALRTAIVVAQALGQQRLVLEQVAALNSATDAMIGRTSDLLRQQTAAVHEQATSSGVSVETLQHAFDQVFATMDAIDAYRAGAVQSMATTVDALGAQVDRARGALARSHAEDASRTA; this comes from the coding sequence ATGTCCGAACTCGACCTCGACGCACCGCTGACCCCGCCGGAGCCCACCGGGCAGGAGCTCCAGCTCACGCCGCCGGCCGCCGTGCCCGAGGTGGAGCCGGACCAGGCCGTCGGCATGGTGGCCGTCCCCGCCGACAAGCGGTCGGAACTGCAGGACAAGGCCCGCGCCTTCGCCGATGCACTCGCCGCCGAGCAGCCCGGCAGCCCCGAGTTCACGAAGCGGGTCGACGACCTCGTGCGGATGGGCGAACAGGACATCCGGTCGGCGTCGCAGGTATCGAGCCGCATGCTCGAGCGGCCCGCCACGTCGCTCGCCGCCGCGAAGGGCCAGGGCCCGGCGGGTGATCCGCAGGCGGCGGTGGCCCGGACGCTGCAGGACCTCCGCGAGACCGTCACGGACCTCGACCCCGCGCGCGCCGAGTTGACCGGCGCACGCCGCCTGCTCGGTCGGTTGCCGGGCGCGAACCGGATCGCCCGGTACTTCCACAAGTACGAGTCCGCGCAGCAGCAACTCGACGCGATCATCACGGCGCTCGTGTCCGGTCAGGACTCGTTGCGCCGGGACAACGCCGCCATCGAGCAGGAGCGGGCGGAGCTGTGGGCCACGATGGGACGACTCGCGGAGTACGCCACGCTGGCGGCCGCCCTCGACGACGCGATCAGCGCGAAGGCCGAGGCGCTCCGGGCCTCGGACGACCGCGCGGCGGACGCGCTGGTCGCCGACGCGCTGTTCCCCGTGCGGCAGCGGCGGCAGGACCTCGCGACGCAGATCGCCGTGTCCGTGCAGGGGTACCTGGCGCTCGACCTCATCCGCAAGAACAACCTCGAGCTCATCCGCGGCGTCGACCGCGCACGGACGACCACCGTCGCCGCGCTCCGCACGGCCATCGTCGTCGCGCAGGCGCTCGGGCAGCAGCGGCTCGTCCTCGAACAGGTCGCCGCGCTCAACTCGGCGACCGACGCGATGATCGGCCGGACGAGCGACCTGCTCCGGCAGCAGACCGCGGCCGTGCACGAGCAGGCGACGTCGTCCGGGGTCAGCGTCGAGACCCTCCAGCACGCGTTCGACCAGGTGTTCGCGACGATGGACGCGATCGACGCCTACCGAGCGGGTGCCGTGCAGTCCATGGCGACGACGGTGGACGCGCTGGGCGCGCAGGTCGACCGTGCCCGCGGAGCGCTCGCTCGTTCCCACGCCGAGGACGCGAGCCGGACCGCCTGA
- a CDS encoding heavy metal-binding domain-containing protein, translating to MDGWAGGLPPAAHDRIERQRSSGVAGSLLSAAGAAAIRAVDLAPVGEVFGCVVEQLAYAGGGCGIWSSGLNIPFGGGYSAFPNGSGTATLGRSGPFGSGGFGSGPFASGPFASQPGGYVPWTSPVLTTGSDGRNAGFGSYVHAVQEAWHGALDRMIAEAAALGADGVVGVRIRRTRLETATHEFTATGTAVRTLDASVSPHARSARDVWAAGSTAEEVAALIRSGWVPRGMAFGVSIATKHEDPLLKSQRSVWSGNVEIEGLTELVNAARHDARVQLTRRAAPLNGSDIVITGSSLGEFDTPCGEEVDLHAEATFTGTVIAPGPMHAFRDHSATAAARRDVTTVIPLRDTTRGTTRR from the coding sequence ATGGACGGCTGGGCCGGGGGGCTGCCGCCCGCTGCGCACGACCGCATCGAACGCCAACGGTCGAGCGGCGTGGCCGGGTCGTTGCTGTCCGCCGCCGGCGCGGCCGCGATCCGCGCGGTCGACCTCGCGCCGGTCGGCGAGGTCTTCGGGTGCGTGGTCGAGCAGCTCGCCTACGCCGGTGGCGGATGTGGTATCTGGTCGTCGGGGCTGAACATCCCGTTCGGCGGCGGGTACTCGGCCTTCCCCAACGGTTCCGGCACGGCGACCCTCGGACGCTCGGGACCGTTCGGCTCGGGCGGCTTCGGGTCCGGACCCTTCGCCTCGGGTCCGTTCGCCTCCCAGCCCGGCGGGTACGTCCCCTGGACCTCGCCCGTCCTCACCACGGGGAGCGACGGCCGGAACGCCGGCTTCGGCTCCTACGTCCACGCCGTGCAGGAGGCCTGGCACGGGGCGCTCGACCGGATGATCGCCGAGGCTGCGGCCCTCGGCGCCGACGGTGTCGTCGGGGTCCGCATCCGGCGCACGCGGCTGGAGACCGCGACCCACGAGTTCACGGCGACCGGCACCGCGGTGCGCACGCTCGACGCCTCGGTCTCGCCGCACGCGCGGTCGGCACGCGACGTCTGGGCGGCCGGGTCGACCGCCGAGGAGGTCGCCGCCCTCATCCGCTCGGGCTGGGTCCCACGCGGGATGGCGTTCGGCGTCTCCATCGCCACGAAGCACGAGGACCCGCTCCTCAAGTCACAGCGGAGCGTCTGGTCGGGCAACGTCGAGATCGAGGGCCTCACCGAACTCGTGAACGCCGCCCGTCACGACGCCCGGGTGCAGCTCACCCGTCGCGCCGCACCGCTGAACGGCTCGGACATCGTCATCACCGGCAGCAGCCTCGGCGAGTTCGACACCCCGTGCGGCGAGGAGGTCGACCTCCACGCCGAAGCGACCTTCACCGGCACGGTCATCGCGCCGGGCCCCATGCACGCGTTCCGCGACCACTCCGCGACCGCCGCCGCCCGGCGCGACGTCACGACCGTGATCCCGCTCCGCGACACCACGAGAGGAACCACCCGCCGATGA
- a CDS encoding sugar phosphate isomerase/epimerase and 4-hydroxyphenylpyruvate domain-containing protein, which translates to MRAAIATVSLGGGLEEKLEAVSAAGFRGVELFEQDLVTGWLRPEQVAARARDLGLELDVYQPFRDLEQVPDDVFRANLRRAEQRFALMHRLGISTMLLCSNVATAVSDDDALAVDQLGALAELAERNGVTVAYEALAWGRNVSTYDHAWRIVREVDHPALGICLDSFHILARGTDLGTIAEIPGERIMSCQVADAPVLDMDVLRWSRHHRRFPGEGDWDLAGFLSHVLDTGFAGTLSLEVFNDVYRQTDPTVTARAARRSLRALEDATRVLRSAPDRDRVDADPQHDLDERGDTGCGAEEPGRSSRPAAVGWSAHGLEALPAVPEPVTTHVVLAPDAEGALVALLRRAGLACVGRHRTGRTELFEAGGLRVVVDAAQAGLAARVAAVGLGVADAAAAATRARALGAPVLPHGSVPEGTDEYVVPTPEGTGVAFGGRSADGTPSWSRDFGPTGERASAAASDLLGVDLVGITVPWDRTDETTGFLRAVLGVDGPVAADAPRTDGLARRRLFTTGATTTSGPTVRIAVTTPAPSSDAPSPTLVALASADVVGTVTRMRDSGVRFLPTPPNYHDDLAARTGLDEVTVTRLRDAAVLVDVDASGTYLHAVVEPLGGVVFEVVERRGGYDGSGVGDAAVVAAMVEHHGQRRGVDRRGVARRTRRA; encoded by the coding sequence GTGAGGGCCGCGATCGCGACGGTGAGCCTCGGTGGCGGGCTCGAGGAGAAGCTCGAGGCAGTGAGCGCCGCCGGGTTCCGAGGCGTCGAGTTGTTCGAGCAGGACCTCGTGACGGGGTGGCTGCGTCCGGAGCAGGTCGCCGCACGCGCGCGTGACCTCGGTCTCGAGCTCGACGTCTACCAGCCGTTCCGGGACCTCGAGCAGGTGCCGGACGACGTGTTCCGTGCGAACCTGCGGCGCGCGGAGCAGCGGTTCGCCCTCATGCACCGGCTCGGGATCTCCACGATGCTGCTGTGTTCCAACGTCGCGACGGCCGTGTCGGACGACGACGCCCTGGCGGTGGACCAGCTCGGGGCGTTGGCGGAGCTCGCGGAGCGGAACGGGGTGACGGTCGCGTACGAGGCGCTCGCCTGGGGCCGGAACGTGTCGACCTACGACCACGCCTGGCGGATCGTCCGCGAGGTCGACCACCCGGCGCTCGGCATCTGTCTCGACAGCTTCCACATCCTGGCCCGCGGCACGGACCTCGGCACGATCGCGGAGATCCCCGGTGAGCGGATCATGTCGTGCCAGGTGGCGGACGCGCCGGTGCTCGACATGGACGTGTTGCGCTGGAGCCGGCACCATCGGCGGTTCCCGGGCGAGGGCGACTGGGACCTGGCCGGGTTCCTGTCGCACGTGCTCGACACCGGGTTCGCGGGGACGCTGTCGCTCGAGGTGTTCAACGACGTGTACCGGCAGACCGACCCGACGGTGACGGCACGGGCGGCGCGCCGGTCGCTGCGGGCACTCGAGGACGCGACGCGGGTCCTGCGGTCGGCGCCCGACCGGGACCGCGTGGACGCGGACCCGCAGCACGACTTGGACGAACGGGGCGACACCGGGTGCGGCGCCGAGGAGCCGGGTCGGTCCTCCCGGCCGGCGGCGGTCGGATGGTCAGCGCACGGTCTGGAGGCCCTGCCCGCCGTCCCGGAGCCGGTCACGACCCACGTCGTGCTCGCGCCGGACGCGGAGGGAGCGCTCGTCGCGCTGCTCCGCCGCGCCGGTCTCGCATGCGTGGGGCGGCACCGGACCGGTCGGACGGAGTTGTTCGAGGCGGGCGGCCTCCGGGTCGTCGTCGACGCCGCGCAGGCCGGGCTGGCCGCGCGGGTCGCGGCGGTCGGCCTCGGGGTGGCGGACGCGGCGGCGGCAGCGACGCGGGCCCGGGCGCTCGGGGCGCCGGTGCTGCCCCACGGGTCCGTGCCGGAGGGGACCGACGAGTACGTGGTGCCCACCCCGGAGGGCACCGGCGTGGCGTTCGGTGGCCGCAGCGCGGACGGGACACCGTCCTGGTCCCGGGACTTCGGACCGACCGGCGAACGAGCGTCCGCGGCGGCGTCGGACCTGCTCGGTGTGGACCTGGTCGGGATCACCGTGCCGTGGGACCGCACGGACGAGACGACCGGCTTCCTGCGGGCCGTACTCGGGGTGGACGGTCCCGTGGCGGCGGACGCACCGAGGACGGACGGGTTGGCGCGACGGCGGCTCTTCACGACCGGGGCGACGACGACCTCAGGTCCGACCGTCCGGATCGCGGTGACGACGCCAGCGCCCTCGTCCGATGCGCCGTCACCGACACTCGTCGCACTCGCGAGCGCGGACGTGGTGGGCACGGTGACCCGGATGCGGGACTCCGGGGTGCGGTTCCTGCCGACGCCGCCGAACTACCACGACGACCTCGCCGCGCGGACCGGCCTGGACGAGGTCACGGTGACGCGGCTCCGGGACGCCGCCGTGCTCGTGGACGTGGACGCATCCGGGACGTACCTGCACGCCGTGGTCGAACCGCTCGGTGGCGTCGTGTTCGAGGTCGTCGAGCGGCGGGGCGGGTACGACGGCTCCGGGGTCGGCGACGCGGCGGTCGTCGCGGCGATGGTCGAGCACCACGGACAGCGCCGCGGGGTCGACCGCCGCGGGGTCGCGCGGCGGACACGTCGCGCGTAA